In Candidatus Pacearchaeota archaeon, the genomic stretch TCTGTAAGAGAGGCTAGATTGTTACGAAATTTTTCTAAATTTACGGGCTTATTTTCTTTTATGCTTAATGAGTCATTTATTCCGATGGCAAAGATGATAATATCTGGTTTTCTAGCTTCTGTCTCAACAGCAAATCTTTTAAGTAGTTCTTCGGTGGTATCTCCAGATATTCCAAGATTGTAAACATCAATGTCTTCAGTCATTAAATAATTTTTTAATCGATCAGCCCATCCTCCTTTTTCGTAGTCGCTGGCTCCCCAAGCTATGCTGTCTCCAAATATACAAATTGTCATACAATTAAATCAATAATTTCATTAATTATTAATTCAGCCGCTTTTTCTATGACTCCCATAGCAATAATTTCTTCTGCTTTGCTGAAGTTTTTTAAAACCACGTCTTCAAGAGAATTATTTTTAAATGATGGATCATCAGAAGCAATGCCCAATTTTAATCTTTTGAATTCATTAGTTTTCAATTCATCGATAATTGATCTAACTCCATTGTGTCCAGCGGCGCTTCTTCCCTCAACCTCTTTTATTTCTCCTAAATTAGTTTCGGCATCATCATGAATGACAATTATATCTTTAGGCGATATCTTATAGTAAGAAGCAATGCTTTTTATCGCTTTACCAGATTGATTCATATATGTCTGAGGCTTGACCAAAAGAACTTCTCCTTTTTTTGAAATCAAAGCATTGTGTTCTTTTTCCAATTTAAATTCAGGAAAGCTACACTTTCTTTGAATTTCATCAACAACCATGAAGCCATAGTTGTGCCTGGTTTTCTCATATTCAGGCCCGTAGTTTCCTAGACCAGTAATTAATTTCATATACCTATTATATGTATTTTTGAGAAAATAGTAAACCTTGCTTAAAAATTACTTTTCCCTTATAATAGTCTTATTATGGAATCAAGAGAAGTTTTTACCTTTCTATTAGACTCTTTAAAGATACTATTAATTGCTTTAGCAATAGTTATTCCCATAAGAATGCTGTTATTTCAGCCTTTTATGGTAAAGGGGTCTTCAATGGAGCCTAATTATCATTCAGGTGATTATTTAATTATCGATGAATTATCGTATAAACTAAGAGAACCTCAAAGAGGAGAGGTTATTGTTTTTAAATATCCATTGAATCCTTCATACAGATATATTAAGAGAATTATTGGATTACCAGGCGAAACAATAGAAATAAAGAATGGAGAAGTATTTGTTGGTAATAATAATGGAGAATTTAAAAAAGTTGATGAAAGTTTGTATCTTTCTACCAAGGTTCAAGAAGAATGGAAAAGTACTAATTATAATCCATTAACCTTGAAAGCAAATGAATATTTTGTAATGGGAGATAATAGAAATAATTCTTCTGATTCAAGAGTGTGGGGAGTTCTTCCTGCAAACAACATAACAGGGAGAGTATTATTAAGACTTTCTCCTTATGAAATATTAGTTAACACTTTAAGTCAAAATGCGACAACAAATTAAAATATGAGTAAACCAAAATTTCAAACGGTAACAGGAATGCACGATATTCTTCCTCAAGACCAAGCGTATTATGAAAAAATACAGGAGGCAGCGAAGAAGGTTTTTTCGTTCTATGATTTTGAAAAAATAGACACTCCTATTCTAGAAGATGCTAATTTATTTATTAAAAGCGTGGGAGAGAACACTGATATTGTTGAAAAAGAAATGTTTACTTTAAAAACTAAAGGTAAGGATTCTTTAGTTTTAAGACCAGAAGGAACAGCCTCGATAATGAGAGCATATCTTGAACATGGTTTTCTTTCTTTACCCCAACCGGTCAGACTTTGGTATTATGGACCATTTTTTAGATATGAAAAACCTCAAGCAGGAAGATATAGACAATTTAATCAATTTGGAGTAGAAATTATCGGAGAAGCAGATCCAATCGTTGATGTTCAAACTATTTTAGTAATGTATAGTGTTCTTAATGATTTAGGATTAAAAGGATTAATGGTTAAAGTTAATTCAATTGGAGACGATAATTGCCGTCCTTTATACAGAAAAGCTTTGGTTAAGTATTTAAGAGAAAAGAAATCAGGATTATGTTCTGATTGTCAAAAAAGAATGAAAGTTAATCCTTTGAGGGTTTTAGACTGCAAGAATGAAAAATGCCAAGAAGTATTGTCTTCAGCTCCTCAAAGCGTTGATTATTTATGTGAGGGATGCAAAAAACATTTGAAAGATGTCTTAGAATATCTAGATGAATTGAAAGTTCCTTATTGTTTAGATAGTCGTCTTGTTCGTGGGCTTGATTATTATACAAGAACCGTTTTTGAGATAGAATCCACAAAAGCAGGAGAAAATACGGGGGGAGTCTTGGCAGGAGGGGGAAGATATGATAACTTATCAAAGATGCTCGGAGGAGGAGAAACACCTGCTTGCGGAGCGGCTGCAGGAGTAGAAAGGATTATCGCGGAAATGAAAGAGAATAAAGCGAGAGTCAGCTTTTCTTCAGTTCCTGAAATATTTTTTGCTCAGATCGGACCTTTGGCCAAAAAGAAAAGTTTACCTATTTTAGAAGATTTAAGAAAAGCTGGAATTAAGGTAGGAGAAGCTTTTGGAAAAGACGCTTTAAAGGCCCAATTAGGAAAAGCGAGTAGGTTGGGCTCTAAAGTAGTTTTAATTTTAGGACAAAGAGAAGCCTTAAATAATATGATATTGGTAAGGAATATGCAGACAGCTAAACAGGTCGAAGTAAAACAAGAAGACATTATAAAAGAAGTTAAGAATATATTAAAAGAAAAATAGTATGAAGATACAGAAGCAATTAAGAGAAACTTCTCAATCTTTAGTGTATCGCTTTACAAAAGCCGTTCAAAAAAGTGGTGTCTTGGTTGAAGCTAGAAAAAGAAGATTCACCAAAAGAACAAAAAGCGAAAACATGCAAAGAAGAGCTGCCCTAGTTAAGGTAGAAAAAAAGAAGGAGTTTGATAAAGCCAAAAAATTGGGCAAAACCATAAATAAAAAATAATATGATCGTTGAAGAAATTAAAAAAGATTTAATTTCTGCGCTAAAAGAAAAAAATGAACTAGCCGTCTCT encodes the following:
- the pth gene encoding aminoacyl-tRNA hydrolase, whose translation is MKLITGLGNYGPEYEKTRHNYGFMVVDEIQRKCSFPEFKLEKEHNALISKKGEVLLVKPQTYMNQSGKAIKSIASYYKISPKDIIVIHDDAETNLGEIKEVEGRSAAGHNGVRSIIDELKTNEFKRLKLGIASDDPSFKNNSLEDVVLKNFSKAEEIIAMGVIEKAAELIINEIIDLIV
- the lepB gene encoding signal peptidase I, which encodes MESREVFTFLLDSLKILLIALAIVIPIRMLLFQPFMVKGSSMEPNYHSGDYLIIDELSYKLREPQRGEVIVFKYPLNPSYRYIKRIIGLPGETIEIKNGEVFVGNNNGEFKKVDESLYLSTKVQEEWKSTNYNPLTLKANEYFVMGDNRNNSSDSRVWGVLPANNITGRVLLRLSPYEILVNTLSQNATTN
- the hisS gene encoding histidine--tRNA ligase translates to MSKPKFQTVTGMHDILPQDQAYYEKIQEAAKKVFSFYDFEKIDTPILEDANLFIKSVGENTDIVEKEMFTLKTKGKDSLVLRPEGTASIMRAYLEHGFLSLPQPVRLWYYGPFFRYEKPQAGRYRQFNQFGVEIIGEADPIVDVQTILVMYSVLNDLGLKGLMVKVNSIGDDNCRPLYRKALVKYLREKKSGLCSDCQKRMKVNPLRVLDCKNEKCQEVLSSAPQSVDYLCEGCKKHLKDVLEYLDELKVPYCLDSRLVRGLDYYTRTVFEIESTKAGENTGGVLAGGGRYDNLSKMLGGGETPACGAAAGVERIIAEMKENKARVSFSSVPEIFFAQIGPLAKKKSLPILEDLRKAGIKVGEAFGKDALKAQLGKASRLGSKVVLILGQREALNNMILVRNMQTAKQVEVKQEDIIKEVKNILKEK
- a CDS encoding 30S ribosomal protein S21 yields the protein MKIQKQLRETSQSLVYRFTKAVQKSGVLVEARKRRFTKRTKSENMQRRAALVKVEKKKEFDKAKKLGKTINKK